GGTTCGCGGTGTTGCGGGCGCTGGGGGCACCGGGAGGTTTCATCTTTCTGACCGTCTGGCTGTATGTCTGGCTGCTGGTGATGGTCGGCACCGTTCTGGGGCTGCCGCTGGGGATGCTGGCGGCGCAGGTGGTGTCGGGGCTGATCACCGCGCAGACCGGGGTGTCGATGGCGCCCGAGATCCGGCTGGCGGAACTGCGCCTGATCGGCGGGCTGATCGGGCTGAGCCTGCTGCTGGCCGTCGTTCCCGCCGCGCTGATCTATCGCCGTCCGGTGGTCGAGGCGCTGCGGTAAGCCGGTGGACAGAGGCTGTCACCTTGTCTTTTCCACCAGACCTTAACGGCAATCAGAGTTTCGGGCTGGGATGGCCAGAGCAGGGCCGCGAAAAAGACAGGTTCTGGCGCAGATGATCGGCATCGACATCTCAAAGGCGACGCCTGATGTAAATGCCCATCCTGAAGGTGACGATCTCTGCAGCCATGACTTGGCACCGATCTTTCATCTGATCGCGACCGGATCGTTTTGGACGCTGCCAGCGGGCTCTGCACAGAGTGGATGTTTTTTGCGTATCCGACTTGACGGGCGCGCGCGGTCTGCGTAAACCCCGCTCACCCCGGCGGGCGATCGGCCGGGGCAAGGTGAGTGTGCGGTTGTAGCTCAGTTGGTTAGAGTACCGGCCTGTCACGCCGGGGGTCGCGGGTTCGAGCCCCGTCAACCGCGCCACCACCCTTCGCCCGATAAATGCGCGGTTGTAGCTCAGTTGGTTAGAGTACCGGCCTGTCACGCCGGGGGTCGCGGGTTCGAGCCCCGTCAACCGCGCCATTTATCCCTGATTATGCGAACAAGGCATAAAAGCGTACGAACCCGAGGCTTGTCGGGCACTCCCCTGTTCAGAGGAAGCTTTGGGAAGGCGACGGGTGAATGCTTGCGTTGTTTGTCAATGATCTGAATGTCCAGATTGGTTGATGTTCAGGATTCGGGGCTACGAGTTCTCTGATTCTGATGTCCAGACCTTGCAGATGTATTCGCAGGGCGTGAGGGCCAGCCAGGATCCGCCATCGGTGCGAGGACCATGGCTGGCGAGAGTTTTGAGGCGACCGGCAAAGTTACAGGCGGCGATGAAGCGCCATTCCTGCGGGTCCGAACAGAATGATCTGTTGCCGTCGGCGCTCAATCTGTCAGACGAGGCGGTTGTCGTCCGCTGGATCAAGAACCCCTGCTGAACTGCATTTCACCGACGGGACGCCCTTTCCGCATCGTCCATCTGACGGACGCCCGGCTTGAGATGTCGGATTTGGGCGCTGCTGGTCGGCCTCGCAAAGAAGGCCGGGATCGATCTGCGCCAGGGCTACGCGCTGGTCACCTGCTTCGGCAACACCGCCGCGCGGATCCATCCGTTCTGACCGTGCAGACCTGAAAGCGCCCCCGACGCCAGATCAATGGCCAGCCCCCCGGCCTCGGACCGCTATGCACCTTCGATGCGGCTGAAGGCGGCAGCCATCGCATCGGTTCAAAATGCTGGGCGCAGGCGGTGCGCGGCGTCAACCGTTATTGACCACCATCGGCAGACCCGTCCGCATCGTCCCATTCCCAGGGACGTGTCAGCTCGCCCAGTCGCTTGCGCACCTGATCCTCGTCGGCCGTGCCGTCGCGCCCCAGACGGGCGACAAGACCGCGTTTCTTGTCCTCATAGACCTCGGTCACATGGGCGCCGGTGCCTTGCAGCGTGGCGTCATAGACGCGGCGGATCGCCAGTTTGCGCAACTCGGGCTTGAAGATCTTGCCGACGGCGGTCTTGGGCAGTTCGGGCAGGATCTCGATATGTTTCGGGATTGCGGCGCGTTCGTGGATATGGCTGCGGGCATGTTCGGTCAGTTCCTCGACCGTCACCCCGGCGCCCGAGATCAGTTCCACATAGACGCAGGGCAATTCGCCCGCGAAACTGTCGGGCTGGCCGATGGCGCCGGCGAAGCCGACGGCGGGATGGGACAGCATGCCGTCCTCGATCTCGGCCGGGTCGATATTGTGGCCGCCGCGGATGATCAGGTCCTTGGCGCGGCCGGTGATCCACAGATAGCCGTCCGGGTCGATCCGCCCCAGATCGCCGGTGCGCAGATAGCGGTCCTCGGCGAACAGGCGGTGGTTCTTGTCGGCCTCGGTATAGGTGCTGCCGGGAAAGACGCCGGGATTGGCCACGCAGATTTCGCCCACCTCGTCGGTGGCGCATTCATGGACCTTGCCCGCATCGTCATGCCTGAGGATGCGCACATGGGTATAGGGCAGGGGCAGGCCGACCGAGCCGACCTTCTTCACCCCGTCGGGCGGGTTGCAGCTGACCAGACAGGTGGCCTCGGTCAGCCCGTAGCCCTCGGCGATCTCGACCCCGGTGGCCTGTCTGAAGCGGTTGTAAAGCTCGATCGGCAGGGGGGCGGAACCCGAAATCGCCGTGCGCAGCGATGACACATCGGCATCGACGGGCCGCTGCATCAGCGCCGAGATCGCGGTCGGCACGGTAATCAGGAACGTCGCCTGCCAGCGTTCGATCAGCTTCCAGAAATTGTCGAAGACGCCGTCGCCGCGATAGCCTGCGGGCGTCGGCATCACCACCTGCGCGCCGGAATCGATGCAGGACATCAGGATCGGATAGGCCGCGAAGACGTGAAACATCGGCAGCGGGCACATCAGCACATCGGTTTCGTCGAACAGCAGCGAGCCGCCCAGCCAGCCATTATAGATCATGCCGGAATATTTGTGCTGCGCGACCTTGGGCGTGCCGGTGGTGCCGCCGGTGTGGAAATAGGCGGCGACGCGATCCTGCCGGACATCCTCGAAATCCAGCCGGGTGTGGTTCATGGCACTGGTCGCGGCCTCGAAATCCAGCACCTTGGCGTGATGGGCGGTTTTCACCTTTGGCCGGATCAGTGGCACGATATAGTGCTTCAGCCCGCGCAGGTGCCGGTTCAGGTCGATCTCGATGATATGGGTGATGTCTGGGCACATGGCGACGGCCTCGGCCGCCTTCTGCGCCACGTCGGTCTTTGGAAAGGCCTTCAGCGTCACCAGCACCTTGGCGCGGGTCTCGCGCAGGATGCCTGCGATCTGCTGCGGGTCCAGCAGCGGGTTGACCGGGCTGACCACGCCTGCGGTCGCGCCCGCCAGCAGCACGACCGGGGTCTCGATGCTGTTGGGCAGCATATAGGCGACGGTATCGGAAGGACCGACCCCCAGACTGCGGAACAGGTTGGCGGTTTCCGTGACACGTTCCAGAAATTCGCGCCAGTTCAACGTGGTGGCGTGATCGCGCGGACCGGACAGCAACTGAAAGCTGATGGCGGGGCGTTCGGGAAAGCGCGAGGCCGTTCGCGACAGGAATTCATGAATGGTGACCGGCAGGTCGCGATCTTCATAGGCCATTTCGGCTTCGAATCGCCGCAGGTCGTCACTGTTCTCGAATCTTGCCATTGTCTTCTCCCCTCAGGGCATGTCTCCGCCCTGTTCCCTGACCACCAGAATGAGACAAAGGTCGGAAGCGGGGCAAGACCCAAGGGCCCGCCCCGCTTCAGAAACGCCGCGTCAGAGCGGGTTTGCGTCGGGTCAGACGGGGATGCGCAGCACCTGACCGGGATAGATCTTGTCGGGATGAGTCAGCATCGGGCGATTCGCCTCGAAAATGGCCGGATATTTGTTCGCGTCGCCCAGATGTTTCCTGGCGATGGCCGACAGGGTTTCACCCTTGGCGACGGTGTGAAAGACCGGCTCGGCGGGCAGATCGGCATCGACCTTGGCGATGCCTTCGATATTGCCCACCGCAAGGACCAGCTTTTCCATCGTCTCGCGGTCGGCGCCGCGCGATTCGATCCGCACGGTATCGCCGCGCAGGGTCAGGTGCACATCGCCGCCGTCCAGCCCCAGACCGCGCAATTCGGCCTTGAGCGCATCGACCTTGCGCTGCGTATCGCTGGGGGCGGCGGCCGCTTCGGCGGTTTTCAGGGCCTCGGCAGGGGCGGTCGGCGTGGCGGCTTCCGCCTTGCCGAACAGGGATTTTCCCGCGTCCTTCACGAAATCGAGGATTGCCATGATGATGTCCTTTCGGGCTGATCCATGCCTTCACAATGCAGGCTAGAGGATGGCGGTTCCCTTGCACAAGGCGCAAGTTGCACCGCCCGCCCGGGGCAGGGCGATGGCGCCGATCCGCCGCATTTTACACAGCCTTTGGTTGAGCCTGCCGCGCATGGCCACTAGGTTGCCCGCGACCGACAACAAGCCGCAGGATATTGACCCCACGATGACACGCCTTCGAACCCTTGCCGCCCTTGGCTGTGCCCTGCTGGTCACGGCCTGCGCCACCACCACGACAACGACCGATGAAAGCGCGGCACCCGGCACCAGGTTCAGCGACAGCGACATTCAGGCCACCGCGCCCGGAACCGCCCAGTGTATCGCCAGCAGTCAGGCCCAGAACGCCGCCGGGGTGCAGGCGACCAACACGGTCCGGCGCGGGGCGGGGCTGCCGCCGGTCCGTTCCAGCACCGTGCTGGCCGAGGCAGCCGCGCGTCATGCCTGCGACATGGCGCAGCGCGGGCGCATGGCCCATCACGGCAGCGGCAGCAAGGGGCCGTCGGACCGGGTGAAGTCACTGGGCTATCAGCCGATGATCACGGCGGAAAACATCGCCGCTGGCCCCTATGGGCTGGAACGGGTGCTGGCGGAATGGAACGGCTCGTCCGGGCATCGCGCCAATATGCTGATCCCGCAGGTCAGCGAGTTCGGCATCGGTCAGGCAATCGGGCCGGACGGGCGGACGCGGTTCTGGGCGGCGGTCTATGCCGCGCCGCGCGGGCGATAGGGCTCAGGCGGGCGCAATTGCCGCATCGGGCTGATCCGCCGGTTCGGGCCGGGCGGCGGGGGTGCCGTCCATGAACTGCATTCGCGCCAGCCGCGCATACAGCCCGTCCTGTTCGACCAGCTGTTCATGCGTACCCTGCGCGACGATGCGGCCATGTTCGAACACGACGATCCGGTCGGCCTTTTTCACCGTTGCCAGCCGGTGGGCGATGACGATGGTCGTGCGCCCCTCGGCCAGCCGGTTGACGGCGGCCTGCACCAGCGCCTCGGATTCCGCATCCAGCGCGCTGGTCGCCTCGTCCAGCAGCAGCACCGGCGCATCGCGCAAGATGGCGCGGGCGATGGCGATGCGCTGGCGCTGGCCGCCCGACAGCATCACCCCGCGCTCCCCCAGCGGCGTGTCATAGCCCTGCGGCAGCGCCGAGATGAAGTCATGCGCATTCGCGGCGCGGGCGGCGGCCTCGATCTCGGGCGCATGGGCATCGGGGCGGCCAAGGGCGATATTGTCGCGGGCCGAGGTCGCAAAGATCACCGGATCCTGCGGCACCAGCGCGATCTCTTGCCGGAAATCGTCGCGGCGCATGTCGCGCAGGTCGATTCCGTCCAGCGTGATCCGCCCCGCCAGCGGATCCCAGAAGCGCTGGATCAGCTGGATCACCGTGGTCTTGCCCGCGCCCGAAGGGCCGACCAGCGCCACGGTCTCACCCGGCCGGATCAGCAGGTCGACACCTTCCAGCGCCGACACATCTGCGCGGGTCGGGTAATGGAAGGTCACGCCCTCCAGCGCGATATGCCCGCGGGCCGGGCGCGGCAGGGCCACCGGTTGGGCCGGATCGCCGAGGTCGTCGCGGGCGGTCAGCAGTTCGGCCAGCCGTTCGGTCGCACCGGCGGCGCGCTGCAATTCTCCCCACACCTCGGACAGGGAACCCGCCGAACTGGCCACAAGGATGGAATAGATCACGAACTGCACCAGCTGCCCGGCCGACATCACGCCTTGCTGAACGTCGCGCGCGCCCGCCCACAACACACCGATCACGCCGGCGAAGATCAGGAAGATCACGATGGCGGTCATCGTGGCGCGGGTGCGGATGCGGGTCTGGGCGACCTCGAACGACTGGTCGGTCACACCGTCGAACTGCGCGATGCTGCGGATTTCGTGGGTATAGGCCTGCACCGTCTGCGCCGCCAGCAGGCTTTCCGATGCCGTGCCCGACGATGCCGCGATCCAGTCCTGATTGGACCGTGACAGCCGCCGCAGCTTGCGCCCGAAGATGATGATCGGCAGCAGCATGACCGGCACGATCAGCAGCACCAGCCCCATCAGCTTGATCGAGGTGATGGCCAGCATCGCCAGCCCGCCCGCCAGGATCATCATGTTGCGCAGCGCCAGCGACAGGGTCGAGCCGATCACCGACTGGATCAGCGTCGTGTCGGTGGTGATCCGCGACAGGATTTCCCCGGTCATGATCCGCTCGAAAAACGCCGGTGACAGGCGGATCACGCGGGCAAAGACGGCCTTGCGGATATCGGCCACGACGCGTTCGCCCAGCCGG
The Paracoccus alcaliphilus DNA segment above includes these coding regions:
- a CDS encoding acyl-CoA synthetase; the encoded protein is MARFENSDDLRRFEAEMAYEDRDLPVTIHEFLSRTASRFPERPAISFQLLSGPRDHATTLNWREFLERVTETANLFRSLGVGPSDTVAYMLPNSIETPVVLLAGATAGVVSPVNPLLDPQQIAGILRETRAKVLVTLKAFPKTDVAQKAAEAVAMCPDITHIIEIDLNRHLRGLKHYIVPLIRPKVKTAHHAKVLDFEAATSAMNHTRLDFEDVRQDRVAAYFHTGGTTGTPKVAQHKYSGMIYNGWLGGSLLFDETDVLMCPLPMFHVFAAYPILMSCIDSGAQVVMPTPAGYRGDGVFDNFWKLIERWQATFLITVPTAISALMQRPVDADVSSLRTAISGSAPLPIELYNRFRQATGVEIAEGYGLTEATCLVSCNPPDGVKKVGSVGLPLPYTHVRILRHDDAGKVHECATDEVGEICVANPGVFPGSTYTEADKNHRLFAEDRYLRTGDLGRIDPDGYLWITGRAKDLIIRGGHNIDPAEIEDGMLSHPAVGFAGAIGQPDSFAGELPCVYVELISGAGVTVEELTEHARSHIHERAAIPKHIEILPELPKTAVGKIFKPELRKLAIRRVYDATLQGTGAHVTEVYEDKKRGLVARLGRDGTADEDQVRKRLGELTRPWEWDDADGSADGGQ
- the lysM gene encoding peptidoglycan-binding protein LysM, with the translated sequence MAILDFVKDAGKSLFGKAEAATPTAPAEALKTAEAAAAPSDTQRKVDALKAELRGLGLDGGDVHLTLRGDTVRIESRGADRETMEKLVLAVGNIEGIAKVDADLPAEPVFHTVAKGETLSAIARKHLGDANKYPAIFEANRPMLTHPDKIYPGQVLRIPV
- a CDS encoding CAP domain-containing protein — translated: MTRLRTLAALGCALLVTACATTTTTTDESAAPGTRFSDSDIQATAPGTAQCIASSQAQNAAGVQATNTVRRGAGLPPVRSSTVLAEAAARHACDMAQRGRMAHHGSGSKGPSDRVKSLGYQPMITAENIAAGPYGLERVLAEWNGSSGHRANMLIPQVSEFGIGQAIGPDGRTRFWAAVYAAPRGR
- a CDS encoding ABC transporter transmembrane domain-containing protein, translated to MARRNTITEDRASSKRVGALRALWPFIRPYRRQLTLALLALVLTSGISLILPLAARRVVDNFDDGAGLLDEYFAAALLIVALLALGTALRYYFVTRLGERVVADIRKAVFARVIRLSPAFFERIMTGEILSRITTDTTLIQSVIGSTLSLALRNMMILAGGLAMLAITSIKLMGLVLLIVPVMLLPIIIFGRKLRRLSRSNQDWIAASSGTASESLLAAQTVQAYTHEIRSIAQFDGVTDQSFEVAQTRIRTRATMTAIVIFLIFAGVIGVLWAGARDVQQGVMSAGQLVQFVIYSILVASSAGSLSEVWGELQRAAGATERLAELLTARDDLGDPAQPVALPRPARGHIALEGVTFHYPTRADVSALEGVDLLIRPGETVALVGPSGAGKTTVIQLIQRFWDPLAGRITLDGIDLRDMRRDDFRQEIALVPQDPVIFATSARDNIALGRPDAHAPEIEAAARAANAHDFISALPQGYDTPLGERGVMLSGGQRQRIAIARAILRDAPVLLLDEATSALDAESEALVQAAVNRLAEGRTTIVIAHRLATVKKADRIVVFEHGRIVAQGTHEQLVEQDGLYARLARMQFMDGTPAARPEPADQPDAAIAPA